In Zingiber officinale cultivar Zhangliang chromosome 6A, Zo_v1.1, whole genome shotgun sequence, a single genomic region encodes these proteins:
- the LOC121996819 gene encoding protein KINESIN LIGHT CHAIN-RELATED 1-like has translation MKRAVSASLLSLSSLPKTRLSGAPLTSFLSRFSALAPSPISPFPSCCLLLPPFFPPHFPSCPLRRGIRTVSVGPTPPKSLNTVSEVLAAFESLESSLDDDTVRLSEQLDLLGSEDLEKALAFSVKALQFFEKRDGGWSLPVAKVLCLMGAITRKMRRYDDSLDSLETADQILEVTRGEISAQKDVVMTTVAVQLQLANTKTAMGRRWAALTHLRNSFELKGTILEGNSKQMGSACKDLAEALAVVLVFDEALPLGLRALEIYMRHFRESSEEVIQVRRLLGVIYSGLEEYEEALEQSELSRRALECLGLDEQLCEVEIDGANILIELGRLELATQTLKRVAQKTEKESETRAFVLISMAKCLCNQEKFGDAKRCLEIACGILDKKEAESPSKVAGAYVEMSMLYETMDVYEIALSLMKRTLAILQDLPQERHLEGSVSARVGWLLLYTKRVPLSIPYLESAIVKIKDCFGPKHFGLGLATKHLGQAYLDTNQPQSAVEMFLRAKDIIDESFGLQHEDSIDTYQCIANAYGTMGSYERAMEFQQHVIDAWENNGSGSWLDIRESHRLMEQLKKKVRGERHAVFPANSLPTFLLENKSAQDDSSYRAPDCPI, from the exons ATGAAGCGAGCAGTCTCTGCTTCTCTGCTGTCACTCTCCTCGCTCCCCAAAACCCGCCTCTCTGGCGCTCCTCTCACCAGTTTCCTCTCTCGCTTCTCTGCCCTAGCCCCTTCTCCCATCTCTCCGTTCCCCAGCTGCTGTCTCCTGCTTCCCCCCTTCTTCCCTCCGCATTTTCCCAGTTGCCCCCTTCGCCGCGGCATCCGGACAGTCTCCGTTGGGCCGACTCCTCCTAAATCTCTAAACACGGTCTCGGAGGTACTCGCCGCCTTCGAATCACTGGAGTCCTCCCTCGACGATGACACGGTCCGCCTGTCCGAACAGCTTGACTTGCTAGGGTCAGAAGACTTGGAGAAAGCCCTCGCCTTTTCTGTCAAAGCCCTGCAGTTTTTTGAGAAGAGGGACGGAGGATGGTCGCTCCCTGTTGCAAAGGTCCTTTGCCTGATGGGTGCCATCACTCGCAAGATGAGGAGGTACGACGACAGCTTGGACTCCTTGGAAACTGCGGATCAGATCCTTGAGGTCACACGGGGAGAAATCTCCGCGCAGAAAGATGTTGTTATGACTACTGTCGCTGTTCAGCTCCAACTCGCGAATACTAAGACTGCAATGGGGCGAAGGTGGGCGGCTTTGACCCATCTACGGAACTCTTTTGAGCTGAAAGGTACGATCTTGGAGGGTAATTCAAAGCAAATGGGTAGCGCCTGCAAGGATCTGGCAGAAGCTTTGGCTGTTGTTCTGGTTTTTGACGAGGCTTTGCCACTGGGCTTGAGGGCATTAGAGATTTATATGAGACATTTTCGGGAAAGTTCTGAAGAGGTCATCCAGGTTAGGCGCCTTCTTGGGGTTATTTATAGTGGCTTGGAAGAGTATGAGGAGGCCTTGGAGCAGAGCGAGCTGTCCAGGAGGGCATTGGAGTGTTTAGGCCTCGATGAGCAGTTGTGTGAGGTCGAAATTGATGGGGCTAACATATTGATTGAATTAGGTAGATTGGAACTTGCGACACAAACACTCAAAAGGGTAGCTCAGAAGACCGAGAAAGAAAGTGAGACAAGAGCCTTTGTGCTTATCTCAATGGCTAAATGTTTGTGTAACCAAGAGAAGTTTGGTGATGCTAAGAGATGTTTGGAAATTGCTTGTGGTATTCTTGATAAGAAGGAAGCAGAGTCTCCTTCAAAGGTTGCTGGAGCATATGTAGAGATGTCTATGTTGTATGAGACAATGGATGTTTATGAGATTGCTTTGTCTTTGATGAAGAGGACCCTTGCTATTCTTCAGGATCTTCCACAAGAGAGGCATCTGGAGGGAAGTGTCTCAGCAAGGGTTGGGTGGCTGCTTCTCTATACAAAGAGGGTACCACTATCAATTCCGTACTTAGAAAGTGCAATTGTGAAGATAAAAGACTGTTTTGGTCCAAAACATTTCGGTTTAGGATTAGCCACTAAGCATTTAGGGCAAGCATATTTGGACACGAATCAGCCACAATCTGCGGTGGAGATGTTTCTTCGTGCAAAGGACATAATTGACGAGTCATTTGGGCTACAACATGAGGATTCAATTGATACATACCAATGCATTGCTAATGCTTATGGAACCATGGGAAG TTATGAACGCGCAATGGAGTTCCAGCAACATGTAATAGATGCTTGGGAAAATAATGGGTCCGGTTCATGGCTTGACATTAGAGAATCCCACCGCCTCATGGAGCAGCTAAAGAAAAAGGTCCGAGGGGAACGCCATGCTGTATTTCCTGCAAATTCCTTACCGACGTTCTTGTTGGAAAACAAATCTGCTCAGGATGATTCTTCCTATAGAGCCCCAGATTGCCCAATTTAG